The sequence below is a genomic window from Ignavibacteriota bacterium.
TTGGTGTAGAAAATCCTTGCTGATAGTAAGCGTGGTTATTCCTTCGATTTCATCAACATCAACCGAAGCGTAATCCCTACCGCAACGACAAGCATAATGATTTTTGCAGTGATGTCTTCTATAAGAAAAACGACGGACGCACCGATTGTGAGCCAAAGAAACAAAACAGAATACATCCTTATTTTGAAAGGGATCCCTTTTCCTTCCCGATAATTGGTAAGAATTGTTCCGAGCCATTTGTGATGAATTAACCACAAATAAAATCGTTCCGAACCTTTTGCGTACAGGTACGCGGCGAGCAACAAAAACGGAACAGTCGGAAGCAAGGGCACGACTATACCAATCACTCCAAAAAGAACCGAGAGCGAACCCGCTGTAAGGAAAAAAATTTTCTTCACGCGTTGCGCTGTTACAACTTCCCGAGTGCAGAGTTCATAAATCGAATGAACGGGTACAAATCTTTATACACGTTCATCACCCTCTCCAAAAACTTCGGCGTGAAACACTCCTTCTCATCCCATTCGATTCCCGTGTAAAACTGTTTGTGCTTCAGCCACTCAATCATCGGGTGGTCAATCGGAAAACCAAGCGGAGCGCGTTGAAGTTTTTCTCCCTCAATTTTTCCGAAGACCTTTTTGAACTTCGCACTTTCAACTACCGCAAGAAATTCTTTCGGGCGATGAGCAATCACCGCTCGAATTTTCTTAAGTTGGTCTGCATCGGGCATGTAAATTCCTCCACCGACATAAATATGTCCCGGCTCCACGTGAACATAATATCCCGCGCTACCTTCCCAGTGCCCTTTAAGATGAAACACTGCGGCGACGTGTGTTTTGTAGGGTGTCTTGTCTTTGCTGAACCGTGTGTCGCGGTAAATCCTGAAAATGTTTTTCTTAGGATTTACTTCCATCTCCGGCGCTAACTTTGACATCGGAGTTTTCAACTCGGCGATGAAACATTGCATCGGTAATTTCACGAGGTTCTCAAACTCCGATTTGTGTTGCGCAAACCATTCACGTGTGTTGTTTTTCTTCAATTGCTTGAGAAATGTTAATCCCTCTTTTGGAAATCCTTCAAAGGGTGGGTAGATGTCTGCATCGAGTAATAGTTCTTTTTTCATGTAAATACTTTGTTTAGATGTTTGAGAATAAATTGATAACGACCGTTCCACATGTTAATAAATTGCTCTGCGTACAAAACCGTTGTTTTTCTTCAACAACTTTTTTGCATCTGTAAGGGAAACCTTTTTCTTGAGCATCACGATTGCCGTTTTCACATGTCCATCCGCTTTTTCTAAAGTCAAGGCGGCGGTGTCATAATCAACACCGGTTGCAATCATCAACACTCGCTTGGCGCGCTCTTCTAACTTCTTGCTGTTGAGTTTCAAATCAACCATCATGTTTTCATACACTTTGCCAATCCGAATCATCGAGGCGGTCGTAAGCATGTTTAATACAAGTTTCTGCGCAGTTCCCGCTTTCATCCGCGTCGAACCCATAATAACTTCCGGTCCGACCTCCGGACAAATAGCAACATCAAGACTTGAACGAAGTTGGGTGTATTCTTTATTCTTCAGAAGCTTACGCGGGTTTGTGGTAATGTAAATTGTTTTTGCACCGAGTCGCTTTGCTTCCTGAATCGCCGCAACAACATATGGTGTTCTCATACTCGCCGCGATTCCGCAGACAACATCAATCTTTGTCACGTTCATTTTTCTGATGTCGCGTATTCCATTCTCCGATTTGTCT
It includes:
- a CDS encoding YbaN family protein, with the protein product MKKIFFLTAGSLSVLFGVIGIVVPLLPTVPFLLLAAYLYAKGSERFYLWLIHHKWLGTILTNYREGKGIPFKIRMYSVLFLWLTIGASVVFLIEDITAKIIMLVVAVGITLRLMLMKSKE
- a CDS encoding DUF2461 domain-containing protein is translated as MKKELLLDADIYPPFEGFPKEGLTFLKQLKKNNTREWFAQHKSEFENLVKLPMQCFIAELKTPMSKLAPEMEVNPKKNIFRIYRDTRFSKDKTPYKTHVAAVFHLKGHWEGSAGYYVHVEPGHIYVGGGIYMPDADQLKKIRAVIAHRPKEFLAVVESAKFKKVFGKIEGEKLQRAPLGFPIDHPMIEWLKHKQFYTGIEWDEKECFTPKFLERVMNVYKDLYPFIRFMNSALGKL
- the murQ gene encoding N-acetylmuramic acid 6-phosphate etherase, giving the protein MKSIKKHSTKLFTQLSGLMTEQRNPKSMNIDTLDIESVLLLINKEDTRVPKAVEAELPFIAKAVKLIVRSFKLGGRLIYVGAGTSGRLGILDASECPPTYGTEPTMVQGLIAGGNESVFRAKEGAEDKSENGIRDIRKMNVTKIDVVCGIAASMRTPYVVAAIQEAKRLGAKTIYITTNPRKLLKNKEYTQLRSSLDVAICPEVGPEVIMGSTRMKAGTAQKLVLNMLTTASMIRIGKVYENMMVDLKLNSKKLEERAKRVLMIATGVDYDTAALTLEKADGHVKTAIVMLKKKVSLTDAKKLLKKNNGFVRRAIY